The window CTGAAAACCAATGGTACGTTGTTAGCATCGTTGTGTGACACCTTATTCAGGGAAGAATTAGATCAAACTACCGAGAGGCGCATgttgaaaagagaaagcGACAACATTCTTAACCCGTTCAATAGGCATAGAAAGAGAGTCTCGGGGAAACCCTTCGCTGATTACAATTTTGATCCGACCAAAATCATCGGCCGGGTTCCAATGGTTTTGTCGAAGAAGCTCCTGACGAAAGCTTGGGAACCGAAGAGGCTCTAGATCTCCACTCTTTGAAACTCCTGGAGTGGCAGTGAGTTAACAGCTTTTTCGTTTACAAAAATATCTGCCGGGGCCCTTGTCCATACCAAAACTGTGAATAATAACGTGTGGCCAATCACTTTCTCTATCGAGAGACGCAGAACTGAAAAGAAAGCACATATTAGCAAGCTATGGCTGCAGTCAACGCGAAATCATCTGCATACGCAACCAGTTGCCCGTCGATAAACACTCGAGCCTCGAAGTTGGCACATTCACCATATTTACTGTAACACCTGGTGAATTGGCTGACAGACGGAGCAGACCAAGAATGGATTGAAATTTGGAAAGGAGTTCCAGCAGCTAAACTCGGAATGAAACCGCAGACTGTGGGCAGCCCAAATGAGCCGTGCGAGTTGAAGAATTCTACCATTATTAGCCAAGTCATATATAAAACAACGCCCGGGCAAATGATCAAGTGCAGATAcaagacagcagcaatgaGTTAATATCACATACCGGTATCGTGAATCGCATGACAGGCAACTTTGAACTCTTTGACTGGCACTTTGCAATCTCTGGGGAAGAGCAGAATATCCCAATCGTCGAACCGCATTGCAACTTCGGGATTGAAAATGCACAGCCGTTAGGTCCAGaaaaatatagaaaaaaaaaggccaaacTGATGCGATGGAAATGCCTCAAGCAAAAGGCCCTGGAGAGTCCAACTATGCCGTTTTGCTATTCCAAGGATGGGTTAGGCAGGGGAGAATCAAGTTTGTCAATATGACATGTTTAGGAAAGGCGAGTATCAAGTGGCAGGGCAACGCTATCGGCCCATCTTTAAGGCCGCTGGTTTTTAATTCGACAAGTAGCGAGCAGCTGCAgaattggcagcagcacacCCGACGTCCCGGGCTGACGGAGCGGAACACTCACTTATCCCTCAAAGGAGGGCTTCTTCGCTGCTTCCTGCGATGTTCCAGTTGCCAGGAAAGCAGGCAAAGAGTGCCTAGAGGAATGCATGAGTAATAAAGATTCCAGAGATCAAAATGTTGAGCAAAATACATGTAATTTACTGCAGCAGTCGTAAGGAGGCTTTGTTGTGAGGTCGCTCCCTTCAATATAGAAGGCTGGTAAACCCCCCTGACAGGACTTGCACTTATGGCGGAACGTAGTGGCGAGATTGTCGAGATAATGCGATTATCGACGTCATGCACTGGAAATATTTCACAGGAGAAATGCTCTCATTTACGAAGGTGTAATAATTATCTCATAATGGGCCGTACGGAATTGGCATAAGAGTCATCGACGAGGATATCAGCCTAAAAGTGCTTTAGGTACATCACAGCAAGTACTCAGACGTGGCAATTGGAAATCAGTATAGCTTAGCATCGTCTGCTCAGTTGGAAAACAGAAACGATAAGCAGAGCATCATTTGCACTCGTTTTAGCTACCAAGACAACAATACACCCAAGCCTGTATAGATACTACTTGAGTATTCAGAAGTAAACGTCGTATTGCATAAACCAGTCAGCTGGATACAGCCCAATGACTGTAAACCATCGAAGGAAAGATTTGAACATCTAAATTCCTCTTTCTTATTTTGCGATCCGGATCCCTATCCGCCAATATTTAATTTCAAAAGGAAGCGTCAGATAGGAGAAACATTTTtcattctttattatatacaaCTTGACATTTTATCTTATGGCTCAGCATCGCCAGCCATTCGTGCCTGTAGTCATGATAGTTAGTATCGTCCACATTGATATTGCCGAGAAAAGGTCGGGTCGAGCTTACTCTTACGGCTCCTGGGCCACCCAGCTCTCGCTCTAAGCCATTCTCAAACTCTCTGGGGTAGGCAACCAGGTCAGGGTAGTTGAGATACACAACTCCTGAAACTCCGAGGAAAACGGCGATGAATGTTCCAACCATGATCAGACCGGGCCCTGTAGTGGTCCACGTATACTCCCATGGGGAGAAGATACCCAGCATATCGTTATCCTCGTGCACCGGCTCACCAAAGTTTCGTCGCTCCTGAGGGTCCCACCAGGTGGCATAGGGGTCGCGGAATTGTCGCTTGATCTTAGGCGGGTTGATGTAGCCTCCATTCTACAGCCAGCAGTTAGATTCCCATAACACTTTGCACAAACAGCGCTCAAACAGCGCTCAAGCATCACGCACCATGCCAGGGTCCTCGGCCTCGCTAGGTCGCACAGGATCGGGGTACTTTTCGTCAATCACTTTCTTGTCGGAGAATTGGGATGGCAAAAAGGCTCGTCGCTGGATCGTAGGAAGTCTTCGGCTGGCAGCTAGGGTGGTGCGCAGAGCCGAAGCTCGCACAAGTCGTTGCGGGAGCATCTGCAGAGATGAAATATTAGTCCGTTTGTTCGCCCGAATGCTCGTGCGTTGATAGAACCAGCGTGGCTCTTACCTTGGGCGGATAGACTGCGGTATTCAGCGCCCAATTGCTGCGTAACGGGGTGGCTCTCCGTGTAATGACCTTAACTGACTACCAGATTGGTAGATTTGAGGTTGCTGCGATGATCGACTGCAGGCGCTTGTGCCTCAGGCATCCGTGttgcctctgctgctcagAGCCCGTTGCAGCAAACGGGATTTGTATCGGACCGCCTAAGAGAACCCAGATACTTGTGGATACAACAGCTAGCAGCCCCACCAGTGCTGAAATGCCCAGCCGGCGCCGCAGAGCTTCAGCTGCAGCATGGGTAGTTCAGGTACCCTCCAGGTACACTAACCCCTCCAGTGCCCTTCATCCCATTCCGCACCACCCAACATGGCGCCGTCGAGATTCTTCCCGTTCAAAAGTTTTGCAGAGGAGACGGGAATTGCTCACAAAAATCGCTGCAGCTCTCCGCCCAGGCCTCTGATCATGTGCAAATTCTGTCCGAATGTTCGGTGAATCGCCACGAATCCGTAGACACCCATTTCTCCCCACCAAATGATAGCCTCACAGAGATTAAGCCTGCGACGTCCCTTAGCTCCACGTTGCTATTATGCCCGAGACCGCGTCGCCCGACCATGTGCTTCCGGACGCGGAATCTCTAGCATCCTCAACAGCGGACAGAACCCTCGCCGTTGACGCAAGTGACGCGCCGCCAGTCGAGACAGAGGGCCGAGATGCCGTGGCGGAATCCCATGCGAATGGACATGTCCATGACGACGCGACGCCTGCTCAGGCAAATGGCCACGTGCTGCAGACAGCAGAAGCCATGGACGACCATCATGACAACGACGGCGAGCGGCCGGCAAAGAGACAAAGAACTCGGAATTCgactcctccgccgcctgcCGTTCGAAAGCTGAAGCCCATATCGCCACCATGGAAGAAGATCGAGGCCGACGGGCCAACATCATACCACGAGAACGGACGGCGCAAATCTGGCCGCATCAATTCGCAGCCTTCCCCAGTCGAGCCGCCCAGTACGAAGCGCACTACTCGGCACTCTGCCAATGGATCGGCCGGAAACATTCTGAAGGAAAACCCATTGCCGAACGGCAAAGCCAGCAAGGCTGCAGGAGGAGGCGCATCCAAACAGAAACCCACGACCAAGACCACGCCAGCTCACCCTGCTCCCTCCGAATCGAATTCGAGATATGCCTCTAGGAGAGGTGCTGCCCCCGAACCTAGATCATCCTCTAGACTCTCACGTCGACGAACTCCTTCGCCCCCACCACCATCCCTCAGGCACTCGACACGCACACGAAGAGGAGCCGCGATTGCGCCAGATACCCCGACCAGCGTCACTAAACATAATACGTTCGAGAGCTCCGGCAAATCACCTCGATTGAAGCTGAAGGTTGGGCCTCGGCTCACAGTGATTCCCTTGGTTCATCCAGACCAGGTACGCAAACGACCACGAATTGGGACGGATTTTGATGACTTCTGGGATCGAGCTGGGAGTATTCCGGTAGAGGAGGGCGGCCTCCTGATGTCTGAGGATGGGCCCCCGTATACGGACGAAATGGCACAAACCGATGCGCGGATGGTTCTCCGTATTGAGCGTGAGGTCGAGCCGGGCGGGCTCCTTTCAGTACAACGATGCTCCCTATTCGCAcctgaaggagaagaagaaccgCCAAGACAATGGGCTCGTCAGGACCATATGACAAGGGCCGCAAGCCACTTCCGAAAGCTCATGATTATAGAGCAACAACGGCATCGATCGGTAGCTAAAAAGCTTGCTGAAGCATGTCGTGAGGAATGGCTACGCCGTCAGCCCAAGTCTGCTGAAGAGAtagaagcagaagccagaGCTGTGTGGCTGATGCGCTATCGCGTTGTTCTCAGATCACTCTTCGGTACCTGGGAAAATGTTCGTGCAGAGGTGAACCGGCGGCGACTGGCACAAtgggaagcagaagagcagaagaggGTCAAGGCTGCCCTAAACCAGGCCGTCAGTTTATCGGagcagaagctgcaggcTCGACGCGCTGGGGGTGTAGATTCTGAATCTCTctacgacgaagatgatggctttgatgatCTAAGTGACAGTGCTAGCGGAGACGATGGCGAAATTGACGATTCGCGTCTGGCTTCGGCAGAGACCGACGGCAGTAGCGATGGCGgcaatgatgacgacgatagCGATGTGATGTCTTCTtccgaagatgaagaagatgaagaccaGAAGGACGCAGCAGATGAAGGCCTTACTCAAGAACAGCTACGGGCGAAATACGCTAACATACCTGAGTTGGTAGCCCCTGAGGAGCCAGAGTCGGTTGCCGAAAATACAGAAACCCCTGGCAATGTAGAAGGGTCAGATGCCGAGACCAGTGATGAATCAGTGGACATGGACGACGACCTGGGTTCAACTGATTTTAACAGCAGTGGCGAATCCGGAGATGAAGCGTCAAGTGATGAGTCGGGTTCCGAAGACGGAGCCAGTGGGCTGCTGGGGCTGTTCTTTGGAAAGTCGGAGCTTAAAGCAATGTCAAAGGGTGAAGCAAAGGCTGAAAGTCccgagcaagaagaagctgaaacCCAAGTTCTTACATCTGAGATGGACGTTACGCAACCAGACCCTGAacttgaagatgacgatgaaatGTCGCTCGTCCGCCACCCTGATTCTATAAACGGCGACGATGCCAAAGAAAATGGCGATGATAACAATGATATAAAACCCGCAGTGGATAACAAGCCAGACAGCTCGGAAATCGCACAACAGCCTGGTAATGAAACCAAGGAGCAGGACGTTCCTTCAGACCACACTGGTATGGAGTTGGAAAATGTTGATCAGGACACTACGATGGCAGATGTTCCGGCGGATTCGCCAGCTAGCGACGTGTCAAAATCGGAAGAGCTTAAAAGCACCACAGCTTCAGACAAATATGCTCATCCTGAAACAGAGCTTGCGAATGTCCACTCCGATACTTCTTGCGACACATCATTGCCAACGACAGTGGAAGCTAAGTTGGAAGCAAAGCCATCTAATAACGAAATATCTCTGGAAGAGAAGCAGACAGAAATGTCTCTAGAGGAGAAACAGACTGAGCCAGTGGAATCAATGCCCACTGCCACTGATGAGGCTACGATACCTGAGCCTTCCGTTCACAAAGTTGAAGTTCCGCCGCTCCTCCGGGGAACACTACGCGAATATCAGAGACAAGGCCTCGACTGGCTAGCTGGTCTCTATGCAAACAATACCAACGGCATCTTGGCAGACGAGATGGGTCTAGGTAAGACGATTCAGACCATTGCGCTGCTGGCGCACCTTGCCTGTCGTCACGAAGTTTGGGGCCCACACCTTGTCATCGTTCCCACCAGCGTCATGTTGAACTGGGAAATGGAATTCAAGAAGTGGTGCCCTGGTTTCAAGATACTCGCTTACTATGGCTCCCAAGAAGAACGAAAGAGAAAGCGACAAGGATGGAACAATGACGATGTTTGGAATGTCTGCATTACTTCCTATCAGCTAGTACTTCAAGATCAACAGGTGTTTAGACGCCGAAGATGGCACTATATGATCCTAGATGAAGCGCACAACATCAAGAACTTCAAGTCGCAGAGGTGGCAAACGTTACTGGGATTCAATACGCATTCACGCCTTCTCCTTACCGGAACTCCTCTACAAAACAACCTGACAGAACTGTGGTCACTCCTCTTTTTCCTGATGCCTGCAGAAAATGGTGTTGGAGGATTTGCAGATCTGCAAGAGTTTCATGACTGGTTTCGCAAACCGGAGTCACAGATTTTGGAAAGTGGAAGAGATCAGATGGACGACGAAGCGAAAGCCATTATCGGGAAGCTTCACAAAGTTTTGCGTCCATATCTTCTCAGGCGTCTCAAAGCAGATGTAGAGAAGCAAATGCCGGCCAAATATGAACATGTGGAATTCTGCCGGCTATCAAAGCGCCAGCGTGAGCTGTACGATGGGTTCTTGGCACGCAGCGACACGAGGAACACGCTTGCGTCTGGGAATTATCTCTCTATTATCAATTGTCTGATGCAGCTTCGTAAGGTCTGCAATCATCCCGACCTGTTTGTCGATCGTCCTATCATGACCTCGTTCCGCATGCGCAAGTCTGTAACTGCCGATTACCAGGCTACGGTAAGGGCTGTGCAGCGGTCTTTTTTCGCAGAAAGCCCAATGAGCTCTGTCAATTTGGCCTTTTTGAATCTAGTACCAACACAGCACGAGCATCTATCTACGATGAAGGCTGATAGCATTGCCCAACTAAGCTCACACCGCATACTTATGGATCTCCGAGAAGCGCAGAAATGCCGAGCGCAAAATGCTTACACAACTCTTGATCCAGGCACGGTGGAATCGAACATTGCTTATGTTGAGAGTGCTGCCCGATGGGGACGTTTTGAAGAATTGCAGCACTGTGTCTATCTCAACGCCCTTCGCCGCCAGCAAAGGCCAATTTACGGGAGCAATGTTGTTAAATTGCTAAATATTAACGCTCATAACCCTCTTCGCAAACCTCGGCCTCTAGTTCCCCGGAAAATCATGGACTGGTTCGAATCCGACTCAGCCTTTGTGCAAGCATTGACTCCATCTCTCGACCAGAGAGCCGATTCCTTGAAAACTACAATTGAAAAATTTTCTTGCGTCACACCCGCTGTCGTGACTCGAGATCTCGACCAGTTCATTCTAGGTCGCAAGGGCATTGAGGCATTTACGGACGAAGACCTCAAGCTATCAGCACCAGTGCGATGGGCGCCCTTTATGCCCAAACAGCCCCCTTCAGATCCATGGCATGAGGCCCGAATGCGTCTTACTATCCAATTTCCTGACAAGCGTCTTCTCCAATACGACTGTGGCAAGCTCCAGGCTCTGGACAAATTGCTCCGCAAGCTGCAGAGCGGCGGTCATCGTGCGCTCATCTTTACGCAAATGACAAAGGTGCTCGACATTCTGGAGCAGTTTCTAAACATTCATGGACACAAGTATCTAC is drawn from Trichoderma asperellum chromosome 4, complete sequence and contains these coding sequences:
- a CDS encoding uncharacterized protein (TransMembrane:1 (i117-138o)), coding for MLPQRLVRASALRTTLAASRRLPTIQRRAFLPSQFSDKKVIDEKYPDPVRPSEAEDPGMNGGYINPPKIKRQFRDPYATWWDPQERRNFGEPVHEDNDMLGIFSPWEYTWTTTGPGLIMVGTFIAVFLGVSGVVYLNYPDLVAYPREFENGLERELGGPGAVRARMAGDAEP
- the SWR1 gene encoding swr1 complex component translates to MPETASPDHVLPDAESLASSTADRTLAVDASDAPPVETEGRDAVAESHANGHVHDDATPAQANGHVLQTAEAMDDHHDNDGERPAKRQRTRNSTPPPPAVRKLKPISPPWKKIEADGPTSYHENGRRKSGRINSQPSPVEPPSTKRTTRHSANGSAGNILKENPLPNGKASKAAGGGASKQKPTTKTTPAHPAPSESNSRYASRRGAAPEPRSSSRLSRRRTPSPPPPSLRHSTRTRRGAAIAPDTPTSVTKHNTFESSGKSPRLKLKVGPRLTVIPLVHPDQVRKRPRIGTDFDDFWDRAGSIPVEEGGLLMSEDGPPYTDEMAQTDARMVLRIEREVEPGGLLSVQRCSLFAPEGEEEPPRQWARQDHMTRAASHFRKLMIIEQQRHRSVAKKLAEACREEWLRRQPKSAEEIEAEARAVWLMRYRVVLRSLFGTWENVRAEVNRRRLAQWEAEEQKRVKAALNQAVSLSEQKLQARRAGGVDSESLYDEDDGFDDLSDSASGDDGEIDDSRLASAETDGSSDGGNDDDDSDVMSSSEDEEDEDQKDAADEGLTQEQLRAKYANIPELVAPEEPESVAENTETPGNVEGSDAETSDESVDMDDDLGSTDFNSSGESGDEASSDESGSEDGASGLLGLFFGKSELKAMSKGEAKAESPEQEEAETQVLTSEMDVTQPDPELEDDDEMSLVRHPDSINGDDAKENGDDNNDIKPAVDNKPDSSEIAQQPGNETKEQDVPSDHTGMELENVDQDTTMADVPADSPASDVSKSEELKSTTASDKYAHPETELANVHSDTSCDTSLPTTVEAKLEAKPSNNEISLEEKQTEMSLEEKQTEPVESMPTATDEATIPEPSVHKVEVPPLLRGTLREYQRQGLDWLAGLYANNTNGILADEMGLGKTIQTIALLAHLACRHEVWGPHLVIVPTSVMLNWEMEFKKWCPGFKILAYYGSQEERKRKRQGWNNDDVWNVCITSYQLVLQDQQVFRRRRWHYMILDEAHNIKNFKSQRWQTLLGFNTHSRLLLTGTPLQNNLTELWSLLFFLMPAENGVGGFADLQEFHDWFRKPESQILESGRDQMDDEAKAIIGKLHKVLRPYLLRRLKADVEKQMPAKYEHVEFCRLSKRQRELYDGFLARSDTRNTLASGNYLSIINCLMQLRKVCNHPDLFVDRPIMTSFRMRKSVTADYQATVRAVQRSFFAESPMSSVNLAFLNLVPTQHEHLSTMKADSIAQLSSHRILMDLREAQKCRAQNAYTTLDPGTVESNIAYVESAARWGRFEELQHCVYLNALRRQQRPIYGSNVVKLLNINAHNPLRKPRPLVPRKIMDWFESDSAFVQALTPSLDQRADSLKTTIEKFSCVTPAVVTRDLDQFILGRKGIEAFTDEDLKLSAPVRWAPFMPKQPPSDPWHEARMRLTIQFPDKRLLQYDCGKLQALDKLLRKLQSGGHRALIFTQMTKVLDILEQFLNIHGHKYLRLDGATKVEQRQILTDRFNHDSRILCFILSTRSGGLGINLTGADTVIFYDQDWNPAMDKQCQDRCHRIGQTRDVHIYRLVSEHTIEANILRKASQKQMLDDVVIQEGEFTTDTFNRPSVRDVLGEKVDFMSEGVAAADAALDLVLGGSESSNDQRRVGRVFEQAEDKEDVAAARVAEKEILADDADFTEKLGGPASGTSTARQGTPAGKSIFDGGISILDGPEESGIDIIEEYNAWGGRLGNIDDYMLSIMTEELKFTKLELPKDKKKGKKKGKDTRKR